From Chloracidobacterium thermophilum B:
GGACTCCATCGTCGAGATCGGCGAGATCAACCTTGAAGGTCACATCAACCTCGTGGGCGACATTTACCGCGCCATTGCCTACAACTTCGACCGCATTCAGGGACGTATGTTTGACAACCTGTATGACGGCGGCGGGGCACGGCGCAGTATGGGCGCGTCTCCGGCGGGCAAGACCACGGCTTCCCGCTTCACAGCCGAAGGATAGTCCAGGATGGGAAGTTCGGGTTGGGCGCCGGGAGCCACCTGGTGCGCCATCCGGGCTTCCCGTTTCATCCACCCAGTCCATCCACGCCCCATCAAGGCGGTTTGAGGAGAAACGACGATGGCCAACGTCGCGCTGGAGCTGCCTGTCCCTTACATTGGCAAAAATGTCGAACGGAAACACATCGAGGAGTTTTTCCGCTATCACCGCGAACCGGATGAAGTGGTCATTGCCCTGTTTGACGGGATCATCTTCGATGGCGACGGCAAGCGGGTTGGCGGGCTGACCCTGCACGACTACGTCATTCTGACCGACCGGCACTTTGTGCTCTGGGCGCGTGGCTTGCAGTCGGATGTTCTCGACCGCCTGGATTACCGTGGCGTGAACCTGAGCGCCAAACCGGCTGATACCCTGCATGGTGAGTTGGCGCTGGAGTTTACACCGCCGGCTGTTCCCAAGCCCCTGACGGCGCGGGTGGACCTGCTGCCCATTATGGACCTGCCGGCGCTGGAAGAGTTGTTTGAACTCACCAAAGCGGTGGTGACACGAAGTGCCGGGCAGGCTGGCGGACAGCAGGCTGGCGGACAGGCAGAAACATCCACAGGCCAGCCGCTATCGTCTTCCCAAAGCAGTGCCGCTTCCCAAAGCAGCGCCGCTGACGCCACAGCAGCTCAGATTGAGCGCATCCGGGCCATTGTCCAGGAATCCCATGCCAGGCGGGGTACGACGTTCCGGGTCCCGCCACCGACCCCAACGGCGCGGCCTACCCCGCCCGATGCACCATCCGGCAGAGTTCCATCTCCTGATTCCCCCTTTGGCACCGGACGCCCGGTTTCCAACGCGAGCTATGCCGTTTATCGCGTCGCGCAGGTTGCCAAAGATGCTGTCGGGACACTTCCGACGGAAGTCGGCAAAACCATCGGGCTGGATGAAACCCTCTCGAAATTGGTGGACCGCATTCCCAAAGTTGAGGACATTGGTCAGATTACAGCTCTGATCGAGGCGCTCAACAAGCTGCTCATTACGGTGAGCGAAAACCCGGCCGCGCGGGCATTTCTGCTGCAGGCCATTGACCGGATGGTTGAGCAGGGTAGCCCCCTCAAACAGCTTCTGGCCTTCATTCAGAATGCCGGCAAGCCGGTCGCAAAGCCCGCCGGTCAACCTGTGACGGCGGCTGCGGCCCCGGCTGCCGGAGAAGCGGCTTCAGCTACAGCAGGCGTGACCAGCGAAACAGTCGGAAAAGCAACTGAGAGGACAACCGGGCCCATACCCGGGCCGCGCCGGACGGCCGTCAAGGTCAGCTTTGCGACCGACAAGCCACCCAAGCCGGCCGCAGAAGCGGCTGTCTCTTCACCCCCGCCGCTCTCGATTGCCTATAAACCAAACGTGGCGGCTGAAACCACACCCGAACTGGCTAACGCCAACTCGTGAGCACTTTCTGTGCGGCCCGGATGGAACTCGTCTGAAGGCGGTCAAGAGGCTGCCTCCCGACTGGTGACGGATACCACTGCCGGATACCATCCGTCAGTTTGTCTTGGCGGCCGTGGCGTGCAGCGATTAGATTTCGCTTTACGTCGTGACCGCTGGCGCGATCGCGTCGGTTTTGCCCCCAAGCCATCCTGCAAGACGAGGGCATTCGGTCAACATGGCCAGTCAGGTTGCGGTCACGCTTCCCGAAAGCGTTCACACGCGGTCACGTTTATTCGTCCAGTCCAGCACCCGTCAAACCGTCGCGCACCACTTTGGCAGTGCGATTGTCGAAGCCATCCGTCAGCAGGATTATACCTGCCGGGTTGGCCGCCTCACCCTCCACCTGGCACGTGAATTTGGCTTCTGCTACGGCGTGGACGATGCCCTTGAGCTGGCTTACGAGGCACGCCGCCGGTTCCACGACCGGAAGATTTATCTGGCCGGGGAAATCATCCACAACCCGATGGTCAACGGGCAGCTCGCCGCTGTCGGCATCCAACCGCTCGACGGACTGGCCCATCTCACCCCTCAGGATGTGGTCATCATCCCGGCCTTTGGCTTGCCTACCCCGGAGTTGTCCCGGCTGCGCCAGACGGGCTGCACCCTCATTGACACCACGTGCGGTTCGGTCGTCCACGTGTGGAAGCGCGTGGAACGCTATGCGCGCGACGGTTTCACTACCGTGATTCACGGGAAATACGACCACGAAGAGACGGCGGCGACCCGCTCGCAGGTGCTGGCCATACCCGGTGGGCGCTACGTTGTCGTCCGTGACCTGTCGGAAGCAGAGCGTCTGGCCGATGTCATCAGTGGACTGCAACCGGTGGACATGCTGCACGACTTCTTCGCCCGGTTCGCCTCGCCCGGCTTTGACCCCCGGCGCGACCTGGAAAAGATCGGTCTGGCCAACCAGACCACCATGCTGGCCAGCGAGTCCCTGGCGATTGCCGAGCGCTTGCGCGCCGCCATGACAGTGCGGTATGGCGAAGACGAAGTGCCATTCCGTTTCCGGTCCTTCGACACGATTTGCAGCGCCACCCAGGTTCGGCAGGATGCTGTGGCGCAGTTGCTGGCTTACGGTCCCGACCTGATGCTCGTTGTCGGCGGCTACAACAGCAGCAACACTGGCCACCTCTGCGAAATGGCTGCGGCGGTTTGCCCGACCTACCACATTACGGGTGCGGACTGTCTGGTGTCTGCCGAACGCATCCGCCACAAGCCGGCTTTTCAGACCGGTGAAGTTGAATCCCACCACTGGCTGCCTGCCGGCAAGCTCACCATCGGGCTGACTTCCGGCGCTTCCACGCCCGACCGCATCCTTGGGGAAGTGATCGTGCGGCTCATTGACGTGGCCGGCGAGTCCCTTCCCCCGGAATGGTCTGTTTCAGGCGCCGGAGCGTAAAACCACTTACGCCTGTCTGTCGCCACCCGTCGCCTGATCGAGCAGTTCGGCGATGTCAAAGGCTTTGACCCGCTCTTCGTTGTGGGCTTTGAGGCCGTCGGTCAGCATCGTCAGGCAGAAGGGACAGGCGGCCGCGATCATATCGGGCTTGGTTTCGAGCGCCTGGCGCGTGCGTTCGACGTTGACGCGCGGGGCCGCTTCTTCCATCCACATGCGCGCACCGCCCGCGCCACAACACATGCCCTTGTCGCGGGAGCGTTCCATCTCGGTCAATTTCGCGCCAATCTGGACAAGCACCTGGCGCGGCTCCTCATAGACACCATTTGACCGTCCCAGGTAACAGGAATCGTGATAGACCGCCGTGGCTTCAATCTTCTGCGTGGGTGTGATACGTCCTTCGGCCACGAGTTTCGACAGGTACTGGCTGTGATGCATGACCTCGAACGTGCCGCCAAACTGCGACCATTCATTCTTGATGGCGTTGAAGCAGTGCGGACAGGACGTGAGCACCGTCTTGAAACGAGGCTTGTAGTTGTTCAGTGTTTCGACGTTTTCCTGAATGAGCATCTGGGCCAGGTACTCATTGCCGGCACGGCGGGCCGGATCGCCGGTACATTTCTCCTCCTTGCCGAGAATGGCAAAGGAAATCCCGGCCTTTTTGAGCAGGCGCGCCACAGACCGGACGACCTTGCGGTAGCGATCATCGTACGATCCGGCGCAACCAACCCAGAACAGCACTTCGACCTGTTTCTGGTCGGCTTCGATCATGGACATCAGTGGTATTTCCAGCCCTTCGGCCCAGTCGGCGCGCCCGTCATGGCTGAAAGCCCACGGCGAGTATTTGTTTTCGAGGTTTGTAAACAGCGTGTTCAGTTCGCTGGGGAAGTCGGCTTCCTGCAGGACGAGGTTGCGGCGCATATCCACAATCGTGGGCACGTGCTCGATGCTGACCGGGCACTCCTGCATGCAGGCCTGGCAGGTCGTACAGGCCCAGAGTTCTTCGGGTGTGATGAACCGTTCGCTGATGATTTTCTGCGCCAGTACGTCTTTGACATGTTCGGGCAGTTCCCCGTTGCCATTGCCGTGGCCGTTGGCCGCAATGCCTTTGGTGAACGTCCCCAGCTTGCCGATGGTCAACTCGCCCTTTTCCTCGATGCGGTGGCGGATGTCCATCATGATCTTGCGCGGTGACAGCGGCTTGCCCGTGTTGTTGGCGGGACATACGGCTGTGCAGCGTCCGCACTCCGTACAGGTGTAGCTGTCGAACAACTGTTTCCAGGTGAAGTGTTCGATGTCTGAAGCGCCGAAGGTTTCGATGTCCTCGGCTTCGAGGTCCATTTTGGGTAGTACGCCTGACGATTGATGTGAGGCGAAAAAGACATTTGGCAGGGAGGCAATGACGTGCAGGTGCTTTGAGAATGGCAGGTAGTTGAGAAACACGAAAAGCACCAGGGCATGCGTCCACCACGCGGCTTCAAACAGCAGTTCGTTCTGGCTCCCACCCAGATAGAAGCCGACGACATCCGAAATGGGACGGAAGCCGAAAATGACGCTGTTGGTGGCCGGATGCGTGCCGTTGGCGATGAACATCGTCACCATCAGGGCAATGATCATGAGCAGGATGATGGTGGCATCCAGCCGGCTGGCCGGGGTCATTTCGCGCCCGGAAAACCGCTTGGGCTTGGTGACGTAGCGGCGAAACAGGAAGGTCAGGGAAGCGACGAGGACGAGCACGCCAAAAATGTCCTGTACACAGGTCAGCAGCTCATAACCGGGCAGAAAATACAGTGAAGCCTGTGGATGGAAGCCTTCCAGCACGACCTCGAAGGAGGCCAGTGTCAGGATGCAGAAGCCCCAGAAGACAGTGACGTGGAGTGCACCGGCCCACCAGTGGCGCATGATTTTTGTCTGGGCAAACCCGATGACGAGCAGGTCCCGGAGCCGCCGGGGCAGGTTGTCGAAGCGGTTTTCCGGCTTGCCAACCCGGATGTATTCAATGAGCCGCCAGGCATTGAACAGGAAGTAGCCGATGGCGGCGAAGAACAGCACGATGAAGATGGCGTTTTTGATGGTCATGGTGAGAGTGCGCGTCCTTCCGTAAATGAATGATGGCTCATTCATTCTCCCTGCCACAACCCTGCCCGGCGGGGCGGACCGGGAAGGACCAGCAGGTACGTGGAGATGAGGTGGAATGTCGGCTGAAGCTGCCTTCAGCCGGTGGAGCGTATCAAGCCTAACACTCTCTGGCTCGGTTGTCTTGTCGAACTGCTGGAAAATTTCCGAAACATCGCCACCCACCACATCCCTCGGCGGAGCCTCCAGCGGCAGACAGCGCCTTGTCAGGACAATTGTTTCGCCGCCTGAGGGACGCGACCGGTGCATGCAGCTTTGCCAATGGAGACGAGCGAACAAAAGCCACACTTGACGGGCAATCACTTGATACGTATGGTCATCAACCGTCGCAGGGGTTCATGGGTTTCCGATGACAGCCAGGAAAAAGCGTAAATCGCCGGACGGCACACCCACCAACGATCTCGTCTTCAGTGCATACGTAGGCACAAATGACGAGGTATTCCCCTTCGTCCTTTCCCTCTATGTCGAGCCTGGCAGCACTGTCGCCGACGTGACTTATGGGAAAGGGGTTTTCTGGCGAAACGTCCCTCCCGATGCCTACAAGCTCCTGGCGACTGACCTTCAGTCCGGGGTGGACTGCCGGAGCCTTCCATACCAAGATGGGTCTATTGACTGCGTTGTGTTCGACCCGCCGTACATGCACACGCCCAGCGGGACAGCGCATGTTGACCATCAAAACTACGAGGGTTACTACAAGAACAATCTCACCAGGTCAGAGAAGAAGTACCACGAGGCAGTCCTTGACCTTTACTTCAAAGCAGCCCGCGAGGCGTGGCGGGTTCTAAGGGAAGGTGGGACTTACGTGGTCAAGTGCCAGGACGAGGTTTGCGCCAATCAGCAACGCCTGACCCACGTTGAGATCATCAACGAACTTCAAAGTTATGGCTTTGTTGTGGAAGACCTCTTTGTTGTCGTGCGCAACGGAAGACCGGGGGTAAGCCGCCTGCTGAAGCAGGCTCACGCAAGAAAAAACCACTCCTATTTCCTTGTGTTTCTCAAGCCCAAGGGCCGGAAGCGATGGGCGGGACTCAAGAACCGACTGCAGATCACGACCAACGGTACAGGGAAACCACGGCTGCCCCCTGCTAAGAATGAAGAATTTCCTCTCTTTCACTGAAAAACTCCCCGAACTGTTTGATGGATATCAGGTTCGGGAATTGCTGCATCAGCTTTTGGTATCGGACAGGAATATCAAAGTAGTAGATGCGGTCCATGCGGGCGAGCAAACTCTGATAGACCAGCCATTGGTCAGGCACACATATCTCAACAACTTTCAGGGACTGCGAGTCAAGTTTCGTCTCAGAAAATAGCACCATTATTCCTTGGTACGCATGGCTCCCATAGGCTTCATTGAGAAGCCGCTGGTGCGCCCACGCCTGGACTACCCGCTCCTTGGAAGACATCTTCACCGGCAGGTGCACTTTCTTCCTGCCGATGTCCATCAAAAAGTCCATGGTCATCAGAACATCCCGCCCGTGAACGGGCAATCTGGCGCGCTTTGTCGGATTTACACTTACGGCTCGAGCGAAAAGATGTCCTACGTAGCACTCAAAGAATGTCGCCGGACCTTTTTTGTTCTGGCGGTCAAATATCTCCAGCGCCAGGCCTGGTGCAAGCGCCACGGTGTAGGTCAATTGCCCAAACTCCACGGTGGTGATGGTTTCCGCCTGCCACCTCTCCCACAGCCGGGATACGGCGTCAGGACAGAGTAGAAAGAATTCCTTGTTCGCGGGACGTGCGACGATGTTGTCCTTCCTGAAGCTGAAATACTTCTTTTCGGGAACACAGGAGACAAGATTAAGCTGCTGGCATTCGTTTACGAGGAATGTCAGCGACTTGAGCGCAAGCTGCAATATCGCGCATCCAGCAGCGTTGCTCTTCAAATCAACGCGGCACTGCTGCTTTACTTCGCCATAAGCTTCCTTGATCAAATCTTCCGTCATGTCTTTAGAGTCCACGCATCAATTCTGAGAGGGATATATCCAAGGCTTTCGCAATGTTCTCGATATTGCGCAGGGCCAGGTTCCGTTCGCCGCGCTCAATACCACCTATGTAGGTTCGGTCCAAACCGCACTTGGCCGCAAAAGACTCCTGTGAGTAGCCTTTGCTCAAACGCAACTCCCGGACCCGGGCTCCAAACCGAACGAGAATATCCTGCCGATGTTCCATGATCCGACCCAATCAAAGCTGCTGTCTATAGGGCTACCGCACGGGCTGTCCTACCGGGAATCGCGTCAGGTTTTGGCAGACAGCAGGAGATACAACCCGCCGCTGCCGAACAACAGGTTCGGCCCCCAGGCCGACCAGAACAGCGGCAGCAGGCGATAGTAACCGAGCTGCTCAAACAGGTTGACTGTTCCCCAGAACGCCACGGCCAGCCCAATACCGATGGCAATTCCCACCATGGCCCCGCGCCGCCCGACGGTGAGGGCAAAGGGAATGCCAACCAGCACCATGATGAAGCAGGCCAGCGGAGCGGCGATTTTCACCTGAATGGCCCGTTGCAGGTTTTCGACATCCAGCCCTTGCGCAGTGAGCTCCGCCACCTGCTGCTGCAACTGGCCGATACTCATTTTGGTGATGTCCGTCGTGCTTTGCCGGAAGTAATCCGGTGTTTCCGCCAGTTTGAGACGTAGCTCGCCAATCGGCTGGCGTTGGCTTTCCAGCCCATCCGCCGGGAAGGTGCGACGCCAGCCATTGGTCAGCACCCACTCTTCGGTTACGGCATCCCAGCGGGCTTTGGCCGCATACGTACGCGACACCAACCGCGCCGTCGTGGGATGAAGTTCATACATGCCAAAGCTCGTAAACTCGTTGCGCTCGGTGTCAAAGACGGCAAAGTTGAATATCCGGTGGTCACGCCCACGAAACCACTTGCGGTTTTTCTGATGGAAGGTCTGCGGCGGCAAGGTCCCGCCACGAATCTGGTAACGCAGGTAATCCTGGCGTGGATTCGACACCGGCAAGACAAATTCCTGCAAGCTGACCATCAGTAGTGCGGCCAGCCCGCCGCCCAGAAACAACGGCAGCGACAGCCGGTAAAGACTCTGCCCGCTGGCATAGAGCACCACGAGCTGGGCCGATTTCGCCAGCAGCCCCAGCGTGACAAGCGTAGCCACCAGCACGGCAAAGGGCAGCATGTAGTTCAGGATTTGGGGCGTCAGAAACAGCAGATAGCCAGCGACGATGCCAAAACCGATGCGGTTCTGGACAATCGAATTGATGAGCTCAAACAGCGTGAACACGTGGAAGATGCCCACCAACCCAAGCAGGACGAGCAGAAAAGCGCCCACGGCTTCACGAAAAATCAGGCCGTCCACAATCCGGGGAAACCCCAGCCGGACACGGGGCGCAGAAAACGCCGCTGCTGTTCCCCTGGCCAGCCAGTCCGGGAGGTTCGTGTCAGAAGTCCGGCGCCACAGCCGCCGCCCGATGTACAGGGTCAGTTCCCAGACCCAACGCCCTCCCTGCCAAAACCAGTTCCAGACCGTCCAGCGCCGAATCCACTGCCCGATGCCACCCGACATCACGCCGGCCAACCCCAGAAACAGCAGATTGGGCAACCAGACGGCCAGCGCGACCGGCAGGGCACCGCTGCGTGCAGCCCGCTCGCCCCCCAGCATCAGCAGGTAAAAGGCCAGCGCCAGCATAATGCCAATCAACAAGCCGCCTGACCGCCCGCTGCGCAGGGTTGTCACCCCCAGCACCACCCCAAAGAGTGCAAATATCAGGCAGGCCGCCGGCAGGGCCATACGCTTGTGTATCTCGGTTGCTGCGGCCCGTGCCTGAGCCGGGCTGCTGGGCTTGAAACGCCACAGGTCGGGAAAGGCAAGCAGCTCCGGTCCCGGCGGCGGGGCTTGCAGGTCGGGATCGCCATCATCCTTGCCAAGCGCAAAACTGGCCGTCAGGCTTCCCGAAGCATTCACGAAGTAGCCTGCCACCTCATCCGGCTGCCGTGATTCCTGGCCATAAACCCGCGCCTTTTCCAGCCGCAACTCACTGTCCTGCAACGTTCTGCCGATGATGATCTGCCCGGATTCGGCCGAGTAG
This genomic window contains:
- a CDS encoding bacteriochlorophyll c-binding family protein, yielding MGQFKKVVDSIVEIGEINLEGHINLVGDIYRAIAYNFDRIQGRMFDNLYDGGGARRSMGASPAGKTTASRFTAEG
- a CDS encoding 4-hydroxy-3-methylbut-2-enyl diphosphate reductase translates to MASQVAVTLPESVHTRSRLFVQSSTRQTVAHHFGSAIVEAIRQQDYTCRVGRLTLHLAREFGFCYGVDDALELAYEARRRFHDRKIYLAGEIIHNPMVNGQLAAVGIQPLDGLAHLTPQDVVIIPAFGLPTPELSRLRQTGCTLIDTTCGSVVHVWKRVERYARDGFTTVIHGKYDHEETAATRSQVLAIPGGRYVVVRDLSEAERLADVISGLQPVDMLHDFFARFASPGFDPRRDLEKIGLANQTTMLASESLAIAERLRAAMTVRYGEDEVPFRFRSFDTICSATQVRQDAVAQLLAYGPDLMLVVGGYNSSNTGHLCEMAAAVCPTYHITGADCLVSAERIRHKPAFQTGEVESHHWLPAGKLTIGLTSGASTPDRILGEVIVRLIDVAGESLPPEWSVSGAGA
- a CDS encoding (Fe-S)-binding protein, producing the protein MTIKNAIFIVLFFAAIGYFLFNAWRLIEYIRVGKPENRFDNLPRRLRDLLVIGFAQTKIMRHWWAGALHVTVFWGFCILTLASFEVVLEGFHPQASLYFLPGYELLTCVQDIFGVLVLVASLTFLFRRYVTKPKRFSGREMTPASRLDATIILLMIIALMVTMFIANGTHPATNSVIFGFRPISDVVGFYLGGSQNELLFEAAWWTHALVLFVFLNYLPFSKHLHVIASLPNVFFASHQSSGVLPKMDLEAEDIETFGASDIEHFTWKQLFDSYTCTECGRCTAVCPANNTGKPLSPRKIMMDIRHRIEEKGELTIGKLGTFTKGIAANGHGNGNGELPEHVKDVLAQKIISERFITPEELWACTTCQACMQECPVSIEHVPTIVDMRRNLVLQEADFPSELNTLFTNLENKYSPWAFSHDGRADWAEGLEIPLMSMIEADQKQVEVLFWVGCAGSYDDRYRKVVRSVARLLKKAGISFAILGKEEKCTGDPARRAGNEYLAQMLIQENVETLNNYKPRFKTVLTSCPHCFNAIKNEWSQFGGTFEVMHHSQYLSKLVAEGRITPTQKIEATAVYHDSCYLGRSNGVYEEPRQVLVQIGAKLTEMERSRDKGMCCGAGGARMWMEEAAPRVNVERTRQALETKPDMIAAACPFCLTMLTDGLKAHNEERVKAFDIAELLDQATGGDRQA
- a CDS encoding DNA methyltransferase, coding for MTARKKRKSPDGTPTNDLVFSAYVGTNDEVFPFVLSLYVEPGSTVADVTYGKGVFWRNVPPDAYKLLATDLQSGVDCRSLPYQDGSIDCVVFDPPYMHTPSGTAHVDHQNYEGYYKNNLTRSEKKYHEAVLDLYFKAAREAWRVLREGGTYVVKCQDEVCANQQRLTHVEIINELQSYGFVVEDLFVVVRNGRPGVSRLLKQAHARKNHSYFLVFLKPKGRKRWAGLKNRLQITTNGTGKPRLPPAKNEEFPLFH
- a CDS encoding helix-turn-helix domain-containing protein, which translates into the protein MEHRQDILVRFGARVRELRLSKGYSQESFAAKCGLDRTYIGGIERGERNLALRNIENIAKALDISLSELMRGL
- a CDS encoding LptF/LptG family permease is translated as MRLLDRYLIREILPYVATVFFLLTAVIFIHEAGRFSELFVVFARRGLSSTPLVKLVLSLLPGIVIFTLPIAFLVGVTMAMGRLSGDREIVALQAGGVGRWALLRPPLLVGIAVTGITGYNTFYLLPTAVKSLNQLKKTRSELLLRSIETYIKPGTFTEDLPGKILYVDRSDGEGKWQRIFIAETSSQPNEEPKIYSAESGQIIIGRTLQDSELRLEKARVYGQESRQPDEVAGYFVNASGSLTASFALGKDDGDPDLQAPPPGPELLAFPDLWRFKPSSPAQARAAATEIHKRMALPAACLIFALFGVVLGVTTLRSGRSGGLLIGIMLALAFYLLMLGGERAARSGALPVALAVWLPNLLFLGLAGVMSGGIGQWIRRWTVWNWFWQGGRWVWELTLYIGRRLWRRTSDTNLPDWLARGTAAAFSAPRVRLGFPRIVDGLIFREAVGAFLLVLLGLVGIFHVFTLFELINSIVQNRIGFGIVAGYLLFLTPQILNYMLPFAVLVATLVTLGLLAKSAQLVVLYASGQSLYRLSLPLFLGGGLAALLMVSLQEFVLPVSNPRQDYLRYQIRGGTLPPQTFHQKNRKWFRGRDHRIFNFAVFDTERNEFTSFGMYELHPTTARLVSRTYAAKARWDAVTEEWVLTNGWRRTFPADGLESQRQPIGELRLKLAETPDYFRQSTTDITKMSIGQLQQQVAELTAQGLDVENLQRAIQVKIAAPLACFIMVLVGIPFALTVGRRGAMVGIAIGIGLAVAFWGTVNLFEQLGYYRLLPLFWSAWGPNLLFGSGGLYLLLSAKT